The segment CGGCACGCCTGGGCGAACCGGAGGCACACCTGGGCGAACCGGCGGACGGGGTGACGGAGCCGGCCGAGACGGGTGGCACGGGACGTGCCGGGGCGGACAGCGGCCCGCTCTTCCGGCTGGAGACCGGGCCGGCCCCGGACGGGCGCGCCCTCAGAGTGTGAGGCCCCGCGCCAGCACATCCATCGTCCGGTGGACCAGCGCCTCCAGTTCGGCGCGCTGACCGCCCGCGACCCAGCTCAGCATCGCCTCCTGGAGTGCGGCCAGGATCGCGGCGCTGATCACCCGCAGCTCCAGATCGTCGGCCGGGCGGCCGGTGCGCTCCGCCAGCACCGCGCTGATCAACGCGGTGTCCCGGGCGATGTTCTCCGCCGTACGGCCCCGGATGGCGGGTACGTCGCGGACCAGCTGGATGCGCTGGACGAGTTCGCCGCGGTCCGCGGCGGTGAGCTCGCGCAGCGCCTCGACCGCGACCCGCCGCATCGATTCGACCATCGGCTCGTCCGTGGGACGGGCCCGCAGCCCGGCCTCCCACACGGTGTCGTACTCGTCCGTGAGCACGATGTCTTCCTTGGTCGGGAAGTAGCGGAAGACCGTGCTCGGCGAGACATCGGCGGCCTCGGCGATCTGGTCGATGGGGGTCGCCTCGTACCCCTGCGCCTCGAAGAGCCGGTAGGCGGCCCGCCGGATCGCCTCCCGGGTCTGGATCTTCTTCCGCTCCCGCAGCCCGATCTTCGGTGTTCCGGGCGGCGCGGTGGCAGGGGTACGTGCGGAAACCATGCGCAGCATTGTCGGGCATCGGGCGCCCGGGAGGCCACGCCCCGGCCCGTGCGGGGGACGGCGCCGCGGAGCGCGACTTCGGCGGTCAGGGCGGTCAGGGCGGTCAGGGCTCTCCGCGGCCCCAGCGCCAGCGGTCTCCGTGCTCGCGGCGCCCTCAACGCTTCCCGTGCTCGCAGCCCTGCCAGCCCCGTCAATCCTGTCAGCGCTGTCAGTGGGGTGTGTCGCGCTGAGGCGTGGGAATGGTTACTGTGAGTGATGAACGGGGGTGGGGGCGTGCTCGCTAAAGGTCTCGATA is part of the Streptomyces platensis genome and harbors:
- a CDS encoding TetR/AcrR family transcriptional regulator — its product is MLRMVSARTPATAPPGTPKIGLRERKKIQTREAIRRAAYRLFEAQGYEATPIDQIAEAADVSPSTVFRYFPTKEDIVLTDEYDTVWEAGLRARPTDEPMVESMRRVAVEALRELTAADRGELVQRIQLVRDVPAIRGRTAENIARDTALISAVLAERTGRPADDLELRVISAAILAALQEAMLSWVAGGQRAELEALVHRTMDVLARGLTL